TCCTAGTTTAAAACTATCTtcactttgaccaaatctttgaagtTCAGAATGTGCTCCAGTTCCATCTCCAATTCCTCCTGGAtgttgatcatcatcatcaacttggcATCTTCGTCGTCCGATTTCGATGAGTCGATGAACTCTTTTTAAATGAATTCATCAAGCTCCTATTCTTTATACTCCTCATCCGACGAACCAATCGTTTTGCTAAAAAAAACACTGCTCGGACATTATTGAACACATGGAGGGCAAGGTGTATGACGGGAGGAGCGAGACATACTGCGGTGACGAGAATGGCGGGGAGGAGTTTTGTGGCAGTGATGCTGGCGCCTTGGGGTCAGGACAAAGGTGAAGCTAGGGAACAGTCGTAGCGGACGAGGGAGAAAAGAGGAGAGGAAAAGGGCAGGTCCGGCTAGGTAAAGGTGATTTCATGAAATTTATGGTGGGTCATGTCTGTCGGATCCAACATAGTGGGCACGTCCGAGTCTCCCCATACCCTTTCTAGATATGGGCTAGATATGAGGGATGCCGGTCGGCCGGGACGCATAGGACCGATTTGAGGGAGCCGACTGGCTTGCTATTTCTTGTGCGGTCAATGACTGAATGGCCCGCCCAGACACACAAAGCCAACATAaagtgtccggttgtagatgctctaacattCAACGCTAAGGTCTTGCATTTGCTGAGGTGCGCAAAGACGACCACTGCGATGCTAGCGAATTTCCAACTAAAATGAGTATAGCACAAATAAATTTAATTTGAAAATTTCGAAGGTGTCCAGTTGGTATTGTCGGTAAATGTGTTTCCTCCCACTCTTGGTATTTTTTGGGTATTGCCAAAAACTTGGTGAGGGTCGAGATTCGCAACGACGGGAGATGTACGGTGGTTGTGCAAGCGTTGACCGGGCTAGATAGTGAAAACCTTTACGTTttttcaacgggtgatcaactttatactccctccgtttcatttTAGTCTGCATATTAGTTTTGTTTAAAGTCAAACTCTCCGAAGTTTGATAAAGTTTACATAAAATATTATTGATATTCACAATACAAATACAATATCATTAGATACATTGTGGAGTATATTTTCATATGATATTTTTTTGATATTGTAGATCTTTATAATTTTTGATATAAGTATGGTAAACTTGACTTTGAAGAAATCTAATACttcctccgtcacggtttagaaggcacagttaaatttgcATGCGTTTTcacaatagacaaggtttagggcgcattgcatttattttagtagctaattagtactccgtatactatttctatatgcatgcgtagtgtgaatgctattttttagcctatctcacaaccaatagataaccacctaggtcTTAGAGAATTTCCAAGCGTGCCTTCTAAATCGTGACGGAGGAAGTACGCGAAGTAAAAAGAACCTCTATCTCAAAAAAACAACAACCACTATctcaaaaaaaaagtaaaaaaaacctgAGGGAGTATTTCCCGGCAACAAAAAAGAAACAATGAATTTGCAGCGGACCGCTCGCGGAATTGGATTGCGGCCGGGTTGGCGGAAAACTGGGAGCGCCCAGACAGATAGCCAACAGAACAGAGGGCACACTCACTCACACGCTCCTTCTCCTATGAGGCTATGATGCAGCACCTACGCACGCACGAACAGGAACACGCTCCCTGCCAACCCCGATNNNNNNNNNNNNNNNNNNNNNNNNNNNNNNNNNNNNNNNNNNNNNNNNNNNNNNNNNNNNNNNNNNNNNNNNNNNNNNNNNNNNNNNNNNNNNNNNNNNNNNNNNNNNNNNNNNNNNNNNNNNNNNNNNNNNNNNNNNNNNNNNNNNNNNNNNNNNNNNNNNNNNNNNNNNNNNNNNNNNNNNNNNNNNNNNNNNNNNNNNNNNNNNNNNNNNNNNNNNNNNNNNNNNNNNNNNNNNNNNNNNNNNNNNNNNNNNNNNNNNNNNNNNNNNNNNNNNNNNNNNNNNNNNNNNNNNNNNNNNNNNNNNNNNNNNNNNNNNNNNNNNNNNNNNNNNNNNNNNNNNNNNNNNNNNNGGGGGCAGTTTGATTAGCATTTTTAGAAGATTACGTAGGTCACGTAACAGCTCTTCGTTAGCAATTTCGTTACCTGTATACTAGTTGCAGTGCAGTGGTCATCAAAAACTATCAGCGGCGTGTCACGTGGGATGGTTTTTATATGCGAACCATCTGTCCTCTGCCGCGTCGATCGTGTGAAACCCACGGTCTCGCCTCCCACCTTATCAGCCTTCCTCTCCGCGCGCACGCCGGTTTCGCGGTTTCTCGCAGCCTAGCTATAAATCTGGGCGGAGCACCAGCTCTGCCCCACCCAACCTCACTTCACTACTACTCGTACAGTCGTACTACGCGTGCTAGTTCACTTCCTTCGGATCATCTTGCCAGTTGCCACTAAGCTCTGCCCCCGAGAAGATGTCTACGGTGACCCGCGCCTACCTCGACCAGAggctcgccgccgtcgccaagcGCTGCTCCAGAGGTACTAACCAAAACGACATGCTGGCCTGTCGGTTCACCATGCCGGCAATGCTCTTGCCGCTCTGTTCTACTAGTACATTGTAGCCATTAACATCCTGCACGACGACCCACTCACCCTGCTGAAACTTGGTCGTCATTAACATCCCGGTGTTGATTCGAAACTGCGGAGGCCACCATGGCGGGAGCCCAGGCCGCGACCATCGCCACCGTCGCTGCCGCAGTCCCCACCGTGAGTACTTCATCAGAAGCAACCACTCACCCTGCACGGCAAATACATTTCCTGAGAAATACGGTCTGATGTGGTCCGTGCGATTTCTCTGCAGCTGGCGAGCGTGAGTATGTTGCCGTGGGCGAGGGCGCACCTGAACCCCACCGGCCAGGCGCTTATCATCTCCACGGTCGCTGGGATggcctacttcatcgtcgccgacaAGACCATGCTGTCCATGGCCAGAAAGCACTCCTTCGAGGATGCGCCAGAGCACCTCAAGAACACCTCCTTCCAGTAGTCAGACTATAATAGATCCATTAGTAGTGCGTAATAAGCTGTATACGCCAGCCCGTACGTGTCTGCTGAAAGATGGTGTATAACGTTCAGCACTTATGCGAGATCAGGCGAGGCTTGCAGACAGTGAGTGGTGTGGTGTATTGGTCTTCTCTGCGTGCAATTAGCACTTATCTGATCAAGTAATCATCATGTATCCAGCCAGCAGTAATCTTGAATTAATAACAACTTGCCTTTGTCTAACTTAGGTTCACCTATCATCACCCATCTTGCATTTTCTTGTTTGTGGTTATCATTTGACATGTGGCAGTGTCAGAGCATGCAGGAGACCGAAATAACTCTGCATTCTTGACTCCCTAATTACCCCCTGTTTTGCGATGCACATCGGGATCATGCCACCTCACTTGTTAAACCTTTTGATAAGGTTTAATAGATGGCATGGCAAATAAGGAAAGTTTATAGAGGAAAAACGTGCATCTATATCTATATCATCAATATAAAAAGATCCAGTGGGGCAGATCTAGCAGATCTTGGCCATCCATTAGTGTTAATCCGATAGTCCTTATTGTCCTAATGGTGAGCAACTAAACATGTTTAGTGCTAAACGCGTTTACAGCTAATCAATCATTTCTCTCCCCGATCCCCTTCCTTATGTACCCTTTTACACGAAAGGAAACTACCACAACGAACCATCTTGCGATCCCCTTCCTTACGTACACTTTCACACGAAAGGAAACTGTCACAACGAACCATCGCACGATCCCCATCCTTACGTACCCTTTCACATGAAAGGAAACCGCCATAATGAACCATCGTGCGATTCCCTTCCTTACGTACCCATTCACACGAGAGGAAACTGCCACAGTGAACCGCCCCACAGCGCCGCCCCATCACCTCGCTTCAGCAACGCACGCCGTCCCCATCGCCTCAACCCATAACAGCTTCAAGGACGCCGCCCCTCACGTCTCCGTGCCACCTCTACCTATCGCCTTTGCGTGGCCTCGGCCATAGCGACGCCGCCGCAACTTCAAAGACGCCGACTGTCGGGAACACCGCCTAGACCGCCTGCCGACTGGCGGGGGCGCGTCGGAGGCACCGCCTGGACCGCCCATCGCCGTCGGACCTGTCAGGGATGCGGCGTCCGTTGGCGTCGGGCCGTTGGACCATCATGGACACTTCCTGGACCGTATGCCCGTCCCTCTCCGTCAGGCCTAGGTCGTCAGTACCGCCTCAGGGGACACGCCACCGTCAAACACGCATTGATTCACGTTTCACTGAACAGAAAAGCATCATGTATGCACTGAAAATTGAACCCCAATCAGGCTTCGTAAAACTGAAccaacataagccttgtgtgcacaCATTCAACAGTTATTAAGCTTCATTACCAACGTGCGCTATGAAACAACTAGGTTACATAGTGATATGGAACTTTTGGTAGCAGCTGGGTAGTGGATCAGTTGTGCTGATTTCAATGGATTGTGCTTAGATTTTTGGATTTCTCTTTTAGTGGCATGAGGATAAGATATGTGCCCCCTCCCCTGGTCACTTGCATATACCCTTAACTACGTTGGATTAGTACAATTTTCAACCCATTTGAAGGAAGAGATGGACCTGCCACTGGTGGTGCTTACACAAACTATTTTTTATGTTACTTTTCTAAAGAAAATTCAGGTATATTTTCAAGCCGGATTAAGAttacacgtgtgttgaacgtgcaCATTTACTAGTTTCAACAAAGGAGAGAACGAGAGTTGTCATTGTGTGCAAAAATCCCTCTTGAACCTGAAGTAGGAATCATGCACCTCCACTTTCAATGTTGGTTCAGGTTGAAAGCAGTCCTTGTAGAGCAATCGTGCACCAGGCTGAGTATTGATTTTTCGTTTCGGcccaggccgagatggccgaaattcaGTCATTTCAGATGTTTCGGCCAAGTCACGGATGGAGTtgcaaaaccaaaatttgaattttgaatgaaATTTGACCAAAGTTTGACGAGTGCCTACAACTCTTTTCCACTTCCACCTTCTAACCTAGCCGCTGCCACAACTATCACTACAGCTTCGGtccccctcctcttctccattcGGCGGTCTCGTCGGCGGAAAGAGGAATGGGGACCTGTCCTTCTCTTTTTTCGTTAGGTTTTTACTTCTCCGGCGACATCGACGAGGTGGTGCCGACAATGGCGTATTAGAATAAGGTCTCTCTAGTCTTTCCCTACCTCGACGACGTTCGATCTAGCACCACCGAAGAGCCCGTGAGAGTTTGTGTCCCCAGATGTGTTGGTTCCTTTCAGATCTTGGCAGTTCGTGTGTCTTTTAAGGAGAGCTTATGGCTGGCTATTGGTGTGACAACTTCGACATCTTCTTCTGTGTTGTTCTGTGGCTTGGGCCGGTTTCTCCATCCCTCGGTGCTGATGGTGATGGATTGCAAGCCTCTTCTATGTTGGGTGATACTCCAGCCGGTGTTGCTTCAACGATTTTTAGATCGTGTCTTAGGGGCAAGTGGCGATTGGCGGTCTTCAAAGCCTGGTATGGCAAGGGTGATTGCAGATTTCGAGTTTCTTTGCTTTCGATACAGTGCAATTTTCAATCTACAACGGGCGGCATAcaatcagagaaagaagaagactaGTATGCcttttaatttaatttaattttgtATTGGTTGTTCTACGTCCAATTGTTTTCCTCGATATAAATTGGATCTTAGATGCCCTTTGGGTGTCTATATTAAAGAAAGAACGCTAAGGTCTCGCGTTTGACTCTTTGCAACAGTAGCCTTTCCCATTGAATTTGAGCATAAAATATATTATTGTATTGTAAAAATAAATCCAGCCCATGTGGGACCAAACTCAACACCTAAGCCCTTGAGGTGCCGAAAGACAACAACTGTGATGCTAGCGAAACTAAAATGAGTACATCGCATGGTTATACCTAGTAGCACaagtaaatttgaatttgaatttcatttgTAAATTTTGAACGGTGACCACTTGGTATTTTTCAGTAAACACGTTTCTCGTACCCTCTTGGTATTTTTTTTTGTTATTGCCCAAACCTTGGGCGAGGGTCGAGATTCGCGACAACGGGAGATCTACGGTGGTGGTGCGA
This portion of the Triticum dicoccoides isolate Atlit2015 ecotype Zavitan chromosome 7A, WEW_v2.0, whole genome shotgun sequence genome encodes:
- the LOC119331080 gene encoding early nodulin-93-like, translating into MAGAQAATIATVAAAVPTLASVSMLPWARAHLNPTGQALIISTVAGMAYFIVADKTMLSMARKHSFEDAPEHLKNTSFQ